The following proteins are co-located in the Haloarcula marismortui ATCC 43049 genome:
- a CDS encoding FUN14 domain-containing protein gives MGEFVLQLDGLGLQQMGLEFGGGGLIGGIIGFAAKKVAKLIAVIVGIELALFKFLETRGILEVNWNAIGGAAQNATGTAGNAAATQPPSWVTSLLSALPVSAGFTAGFLVGFKKG, from the coding sequence ATGGGTGAGTTCGTACTCCAACTAGATGGGTTGGGCCTCCAGCAGATGGGCCTCGAATTCGGTGGCGGCGGCCTTATCGGCGGTATCATCGGGTTCGCCGCAAAGAAGGTTGCAAAGCTCATCGCCGTCATCGTCGGCATCGAGCTGGCGCTGTTCAAGTTCCTTGAGACGCGCGGGATTCTCGAGGTGAACTGGAACGCGATAGGCGGGGCCGCACAGAACGCGACTGGCACCGCCGGGAACGCGGCGGCGACGCAACCGCCGTCCTGGGTCACGTCGCTGCTTTCGGCCCTGCCGGTCAGCGCTGGTTTCACGGCCGGCTTCCTCGTCGGATTCAAGAAGGGATAA
- the hflX gene encoding GTPase HflX: MTATHTTKRAVIAKRVDSGTADTTEIRDLARAAGYDVVGEVTQTRTEDPAYHLGEGKVTRLSNAVAREGAAVVIFDNQLGPYQTYNIGNELPERVRVIDRFRLILEIFGQRARTRKAQLQVELAELRYELPRAEAKASLAKRDERPGFMGLGEYDESREEDIKKQISNIRDELESIEETERHRREQRRESGFDLVALAGYTNAGKSTLLRRLADDLDVDENDDLHPDLDTTAESEDRLFTTLGTTTRRAEVGKREVLVTDTVGFIQDLPHWLVESFKSTLGSVYHADLVLLVVDVSESVEEIREKLVTSHDTLYERNEAPIVTVLNKTDMVDDEEVRRKRDALSSLAPNPVAVSAEQGLNIDDLAERIDHELPDYERERLVLPMTDDTMSLVSWIHDHASVETVDYGDQVVIEFEARPAIIEQSRAKAGDLVGASA; encoded by the coding sequence GTGACGGCGACACACACCACGAAACGAGCGGTTATCGCGAAGCGCGTCGACAGTGGCACCGCCGACACGACGGAAATCCGGGACCTTGCCCGGGCGGCCGGGTACGACGTTGTCGGCGAAGTGACACAGACCAGAACGGAGGACCCGGCGTACCACCTCGGCGAGGGGAAGGTAACGCGACTGAGCAACGCGGTCGCCCGCGAAGGGGCCGCTGTCGTCATCTTCGACAATCAGCTCGGCCCGTACCAGACGTACAACATCGGGAACGAACTCCCAGAGCGGGTGCGCGTCATCGACCGCTTCCGGCTCATCCTCGAAATCTTCGGCCAGCGAGCCCGGACGCGGAAAGCCCAGCTTCAGGTCGAACTCGCGGAGCTTCGCTACGAACTCCCGCGTGCCGAAGCCAAGGCCAGCCTGGCCAAACGCGACGAGCGGCCGGGGTTCATGGGGCTCGGCGAGTACGACGAGTCCCGCGAAGAGGACATCAAAAAGCAGATCTCCAACATCCGGGACGAACTGGAATCCATCGAGGAGACCGAGCGCCATCGGCGGGAACAGCGCCGGGAGTCCGGCTTCGACCTCGTTGCACTTGCCGGCTACACTAACGCCGGAAAGTCGACGCTCCTGCGCCGCCTCGCCGACGACCTCGACGTCGACGAGAACGACGACCTCCACCCCGACCTCGACACGACGGCCGAGAGCGAGGACCGTCTGTTCACAACGCTCGGGACAACCACTCGCCGCGCCGAGGTCGGCAAACGCGAGGTACTGGTCACCGATACGGTAGGGTTCATTCAAGACCTCCCACACTGGCTCGTCGAATCGTTCAAGTCGACGCTGGGGTCGGTGTACCACGCCGACCTCGTCTTGCTCGTCGTCGATGTCTCCGAGTCGGTCGAGGAAATCCGGGAGAAACTGGTGACGAGCCACGACACGCTGTACGAGCGCAACGAAGCCCCCATCGTCACGGTCCTCAACAAGACCGACATGGTCGACGACGAGGAGGTCCGTCGCAAGCGAGACGCGCTCTCGTCGCTAGCCCCGAACCCTGTCGCCGTCAGCGCCGAGCAGGGGCTCAACATCGACGACCTGGCTGAGCGAATCGACCACGAACTGCCGGACTACGAACGGGAGCGGCTCGTGCTCCCGATGACCGACGACACGATGAGTCTCGTCTCGTGGATTCACGACCACGCCAGCGTCGAAACGGTCGATTATGGCGACCAAGTTGTCATCGAGTTCGAAGCGCGGCCGGCCATCATCGAGCAGTCCCGGGCGAAAGCGGGGGACTTGGTCGGTGCGTCGGCCTGA
- a CDS encoding Rpp14/Pop5 family protein, translating to MKHLPKHLRPRWRYLAVGIETWPNASFGRRAFQREVWYAAQNLLGDTGSAETDMTVLQFHDYDGTAEAIVRTRRGQTNPARAALTCLDSVDDDDVRVRVRGISGTVRACEEKYIRGPPEFTEQRHVVFENADRSATVRPPRYDVETASDGAFVGATALDFR from the coding sequence ATGAAACACCTCCCGAAGCATCTCCGGCCCCGGTGGCGTTATCTTGCCGTCGGCATCGAGACGTGGCCGAACGCCTCCTTTGGCCGCCGGGCGTTCCAGCGCGAGGTGTGGTACGCCGCCCAGAACCTGCTTGGCGACACCGGCAGCGCCGAGACGGATATGACCGTCCTCCAGTTCCACGACTACGACGGCACGGCTGAGGCTATCGTCCGGACCAGACGCGGCCAGACGAACCCGGCACGGGCCGCGCTGACCTGTCTGGACAGCGTCGATGACGATGACGTTCGGGTCCGTGTCCGGGGGATTAGCGGCACCGTGCGTGCCTGTGAAGAAAAGTATATACGCGGGCCGCCGGAATTCACTGAACAGAGACACGTCGTGTTCGAGAACGCAGACCGGAGCGCTACTGTTCGGCCTCCGCGCTACGATGTCGAAACGGCCTCCGACGGTGCGTTCGTCGGCGCGACAGCACTCGATTTCCGATAA
- the katG gene encoding catalase/peroxidase HPI, with amino-acid sequence MAETPNSDMSGATGGRSKRPKSNQDWWPSKLNLEILDQNARDVGPVEDDFDYAEEFQKLDLEAVKSDLEELMTSSQDWWPADYGHYGPLFIRMAWHSAGTYRTADGRGGAAGGRQRFAPINSWPDNANLDKARRLLLPIKQKYGQKISWADLMILAGNVAIESMGFKTFGYAGGREDAFEEDKAVNWGPEDEFETQERFDEPGEIQEGLGASVMGLIYVNPEGPDGNPDPEASAKNIRQTFDRMAMNDKETAALIAGGHTFGKVHGADDPEENLGPEPEAAPIEQQGLGWQNKNGNSKGGEMITSGIEGPWTQSPTEWDMGYINNLLDYEWEPEKGPGGAWQWAPKSEELKNSVPDAHDPDEKQTPMMLTTDIALKRDPDYREVMETFQENPMEFGMNFAKAWYKLTHRDMGPPERFLGPEVPDEEMIWQDPLPDADYDLIGDEEIAELKEEILDSDLSVSQLVKTAWASASTYRDSDKRGGANGARLRLEPQKNWEVNEPEQLETVLGTLENIQTEFNDSRSDGTQVSLADLIVLGGNAAVEQAAANAGYDVEIPFEPGRVDAGPEHTDAPSFDALKPKVDGVRNYIQDDITRPAEEVLVDNADLLNLTASELTALIGGMRSIGANYQDTDLGVFTDEPETLTNDFFVNLLDMGTEWEPAADSEHRYKGLDRDTGEVKWEATRIDLIFGSNDRLRAISEVYGSADAEKKLVHDFVDTWSKVMKLDRFDLE; translated from the coding sequence ATGGCAGAAACACCGAACTCTGATATGAGCGGCGCCACAGGCGGACGGTCGAAGCGACCAAAATCTAACCAGGACTGGTGGCCAAGTAAGCTGAACCTCGAGATTCTCGACCAGAACGCTCGGGATGTCGGCCCGGTGGAGGATGACTTTGATTATGCGGAGGAGTTCCAGAAACTCGACCTCGAAGCGGTGAAGTCGGACCTTGAAGAGCTGATGACGTCCTCGCAGGACTGGTGGCCGGCCGACTACGGCCACTACGGCCCGCTGTTCATCCGGATGGCCTGGCACAGCGCCGGGACGTACCGAACCGCCGACGGCCGCGGCGGCGCGGCGGGCGGCCGACAGCGTTTTGCACCGATCAACAGCTGGCCTGATAACGCGAACCTCGACAAGGCGCGACGGCTGCTCCTGCCGATCAAGCAGAAGTACGGCCAAAAGATCTCCTGGGCCGACCTGATGATTCTCGCAGGGAACGTCGCCATCGAGTCGATGGGATTCAAAACGTTCGGCTACGCCGGCGGCCGCGAGGACGCCTTCGAGGAAGATAAGGCTGTCAACTGGGGGCCGGAAGACGAGTTCGAGACACAGGAGCGGTTCGACGAGCCGGGCGAGATACAGGAGGGCCTCGGTGCCTCCGTGATGGGCCTCATCTACGTGAATCCGGAAGGGCCGGACGGCAACCCGGACCCGGAAGCATCGGCGAAGAACATCCGGCAGACGTTCGACCGCATGGCGATGAACGACAAGGAGACGGCCGCACTCATCGCCGGCGGACACACGTTCGGGAAAGTCCACGGCGCTGACGACCCCGAAGAGAACCTCGGTCCCGAGCCGGAAGCGGCTCCAATCGAGCAGCAGGGCCTCGGGTGGCAGAACAAGAACGGGAACAGCAAGGGCGGCGAGATGATCACAAGCGGTATCGAAGGGCCGTGGACCCAGTCGCCGACCGAGTGGGACATGGGGTATATCAACAACCTGCTCGACTACGAGTGGGAACCGGAGAAGGGGCCCGGCGGTGCGTGGCAGTGGGCACCCAAGAGCGAAGAGCTGAAAAACAGCGTCCCGGACGCCCACGACCCGGACGAGAAGCAGACGCCGATGATGCTGACGACGGACATCGCCCTGAAGCGAGACCCGGACTACCGAGAGGTCATGGAGACCTTCCAGGAGAACCCGATGGAGTTCGGGATGAACTTCGCAAAGGCCTGGTACAAGCTGACCCACCGCGACATGGGGCCGCCCGAGCGGTTCCTTGGTCCGGAGGTTCCTGACGAGGAGATGATCTGGCAGGACCCGCTCCCGGACGCCGACTACGACCTGATCGGGGACGAGGAGATCGCCGAGCTCAAGGAAGAAATCCTCGACTCGGACCTCTCTGTCTCCCAGCTCGTCAAGACTGCGTGGGCGTCGGCTTCGACCTACCGCGACAGCGACAAGCGCGGCGGCGCTAATGGCGCTCGTCTCCGACTCGAACCCCAGAAAAACTGGGAAGTCAACGAGCCGGAGCAACTGGAGACGGTTCTGGGGACGCTCGAAAACATCCAGACGGAGTTCAACGACTCGCGCTCCGACGGGACGCAGGTCTCGCTTGCTGACCTGATCGTGCTGGGCGGCAACGCGGCCGTCGAGCAGGCGGCAGCGAACGCCGGCTACGACGTCGAGATCCCGTTCGAACCCGGCCGCGTCGATGCGGGACCGGAACACACCGACGCCCCTTCCTTCGACGCTCTCAAGCCGAAGGTCGACGGGGTCCGGAACTACATTCAGGACGACATCACGCGACCGGCGGAGGAAGTGCTGGTCGACAACGCGGACCTGCTGAACCTGACGGCCTCGGAACTGACGGCCCTGATCGGTGGGATGCGCTCGATCGGTGCGAACTATCAGGACACCGACCTCGGCGTCTTCACCGACGAGCCGGAGACGCTGACCAACGACTTCTTCGTGAACCTGCTCGACATGGGCACGGAGTGGGAGCCGGCAGCGGACTCAGAACACCGGTATAAGGGTCTCGACCGCGACACCGGCGAGGTCAAGTGGGAAGCCACACGCATCGACCTCATCTTCGGCTCGAACGACCGGCTCCGGGCCATCTCGGAAGTCTACGGCTCTGCCGACGCGGAAAAGAAGCTCGTCCACGACTTCGTGGATACGTGGAGCAAGGTCATGAAGCTCGACCGCTTCGACCTCGAATAA
- a CDS encoding bifunctional ADP-dependent NAD(P)H-hydrate dehydratase/NAD(P)H-hydrate epimerase, producing MLTGSEMGVVDENAAALGVPRKQLMESSGHAVARAVRTLADPGDQVTIVAGRGNNGGDALVTARFLDEYDLRVLLLGRPDAISTTIARENWDALQHAEYPTEPVKDSSAFDLGSPDIVVDAMLGTGIAGALREPEATAATAMNESDATVLSVDVPSGLDAETGRLAENAVDADHVVTFHDTKPGLPDLDVPVTVADIGIPDTAELFIERGDLTRLERDPASHKGDNGEVLVVGGGPYTGAPALTAQAALRSGADLVRVACPAVVAREIQSYSENLIMRPFDGDHLAPHHVDRLAELAADHDTLIVGPGLGNADATLDAVADLLSGFAGTAVVDADALSVVPDIETDADLVCTPHQGELLGMGGETAEDWRERADLVESFAAEVGQTLLVKGPYDIVSNGERTRVGRTGNPGMTVGGTGDVLAGVTGALASVQDPLDAAAIAAYTVGSVGDRVVDDRGYGLVATDLLDEIPSVLWQRDAEP from the coding sequence ATGCTCACCGGCTCCGAAATGGGTGTCGTCGATGAGAACGCCGCGGCGCTCGGCGTCCCGCGCAAACAGTTGATGGAGTCATCCGGGCACGCTGTCGCACGGGCGGTCCGTACCCTCGCTGACCCCGGCGACCAAGTCACCATCGTCGCTGGTCGAGGGAACAACGGCGGAGACGCGCTCGTCACCGCCCGCTTTCTCGACGAGTACGACCTCCGCGTCCTTTTGTTGGGCCGCCCGGACGCCATCTCGACGACGATTGCCAGGGAGAACTGGGATGCGCTCCAGCACGCCGAGTATCCGACGGAACCAGTCAAAGATTCCTCGGCCTTCGACCTTGGGAGCCCTGACATCGTCGTCGACGCGATGCTAGGAACGGGAATCGCCGGTGCCCTCCGGGAACCGGAGGCAACGGCCGCCACGGCGATGAACGAGAGCGACGCGACCGTCCTCTCTGTGGACGTCCCGTCGGGCCTCGACGCCGAAACGGGGCGGCTGGCCGAGAACGCCGTCGACGCCGACCACGTCGTCACGTTTCACGACACCAAGCCCGGCCTTCCGGACCTCGACGTCCCGGTCACCGTCGCCGACATCGGCATCCCCGACACTGCGGAGTTGTTCATCGAGCGGGGCGACCTCACCCGCCTCGAACGGGACCCAGCGAGCCACAAGGGCGACAACGGCGAGGTGCTAGTCGTCGGTGGCGGCCCGTACACCGGTGCGCCGGCGCTCACGGCCCAGGCCGCCCTCAGAAGCGGGGCCGACCTCGTCCGGGTCGCCTGCCCGGCCGTCGTCGCGCGCGAAATCCAGTCCTACAGCGAGAACCTCATCATGCGGCCGTTCGACGGGGACCACCTCGCGCCGCACCACGTCGACCGCCTCGCCGAGCTGGCGGCGGACCACGATACCTTGATTGTCGGGCCGGGGCTCGGGAACGCCGACGCGACGCTGGATGCTGTCGCGGACCTGCTGTCCGGATTTGCGGGGACGGCCGTCGTCGACGCTGACGCCCTGTCAGTGGTCCCGGACATCGAAACGGACGCGGACCTCGTCTGCACGCCCCACCAAGGCGAACTGCTCGGTATGGGTGGGGAGACAGCCGAAGACTGGCGGGAGCGAGCGGACCTCGTGGAGTCCTTCGCAGCGGAGGTCGGCCAGACACTGCTTGTCAAAGGCCCGTACGACATCGTCTCCAACGGTGAGCGGACCCGCGTCGGTCGGACGGGCAATCCGGGGATGACAGTCGGCGGAACCGGTGACGTGCTCGCGGGCGTGACGGGCGCACTCGCCTCCGTGCAGGACCCACTTGACGCGGCCGCTATTGCCGCCTATACTGTCGGCAGCGTCGGCGACCGCGTCGTCGACGACCGCGGCTACGGGCTGGTCGCGACGGACCTGCTAGACGAGATACCGAGCGTTCTGTGGCAGCGAGACGCAGAGCCGTAG
- a CDS encoding NUDIX hydrolase, with protein MTSVDDLWFLSDKACQTAEQTYHDLRKRYTDFIEFTRHRNVPRSRFRDVATGARDHGAPYGAHTLAYRPSGELLLVRHEGVDMWVLPGGELDRGESFQEAALRELGEESGIEATIEGLGMLGRVEFYCDGNMAWGVLPVYEAQAETTDIAVDDPDHEISEAQWFDKLPADTRDREEILQWRGQRFSGRA; from the coding sequence ATGACGAGCGTCGACGACCTGTGGTTCCTCTCTGATAAGGCCTGTCAGACGGCCGAACAGACGTATCACGACCTCCGGAAGCGCTACACGGATTTCATTGAGTTCACGCGCCACCGCAACGTCCCGCGGAGTCGGTTCCGAGACGTGGCGACCGGCGCTCGGGATCACGGCGCACCCTACGGCGCACACACGCTCGCCTACCGACCCAGCGGTGAACTCCTGCTCGTCCGCCACGAAGGCGTCGACATGTGGGTTCTACCCGGCGGCGAGCTCGACAGAGGCGAGTCCTTCCAAGAGGCCGCACTGCGGGAATTAGGCGAGGAGAGCGGCATCGAAGCAACCATCGAGGGACTGGGGATGCTCGGACGGGTCGAGTTTTACTGCGACGGTAATATGGCCTGGGGCGTGCTGCCAGTGTACGAGGCGCAAGCAGAGACGACCGACATCGCCGTCGACGACCCGGACCACGAAATCAGCGAGGCCCAGTGGTTTGACAAACTACCGGCCGATACGCGCGACCGCGAAGAGATCCTGCAGTGGCGCGGACAGCGGTTCAGCGGCAGAGCGTGA
- the psmA gene encoding archaeal proteasome endopeptidase complex subunit alpha: protein MQGQNQQQAYDRGITIFSPDGRLYQVEYAREAVKRGTASIGVRTSDGVVLAVDKRIRSPLMERSSVEKIHKADDHIGIASAGHVADARQLIDFARRQAQVNQLRYGEPVGVETLTKEITDYIQQYTQVGGARPFGVALIIGGIVNGEPRLFETDPSGTPYEWKALAVGADRGDIRDYLEEHYDEGMDLDEGVDLALAALASVNDDELSPEGIGVATVDVETETFGQLTDEEKEAHLAEADLLDTGEDADDEAEDEDATEE, encoded by the coding sequence ATGCAGGGACAAAACCAACAGCAGGCCTACGACCGCGGGATCACTATCTTCTCGCCGGACGGACGCCTCTACCAGGTCGAGTACGCCCGCGAAGCGGTCAAACGCGGCACAGCAAGCATCGGCGTCAGAACGAGCGACGGCGTCGTTCTCGCCGTGGACAAGCGCATCCGGTCGCCGCTGATGGAGCGCTCCTCGGTCGAGAAGATCCACAAGGCCGACGACCACATCGGTATCGCCTCGGCCGGCCACGTCGCCGACGCCCGACAGCTCATCGACTTCGCCCGCCGACAGGCGCAGGTGAACCAGCTCCGCTACGGCGAGCCGGTCGGCGTCGAGACCCTCACCAAGGAAATCACCGACTACATTCAGCAGTACACGCAGGTCGGTGGCGCGCGCCCATTCGGCGTTGCCCTCATCATCGGCGGCATCGTGAACGGCGAGCCGCGCCTGTTCGAGACCGACCCCTCCGGGACGCCCTACGAGTGGAAGGCCCTCGCTGTCGGGGCCGACCGCGGCGACATCCGAGACTACCTCGAAGAGCACTACGACGAGGGGATGGACCTTGACGAGGGTGTCGACCTCGCGCTGGCCGCTCTCGCGTCAGTCAACGACGACGAACTTTCGCCGGAAGGCATCGGCGTCGCTACGGTCGACGTCGAAACGGAGACCTTCGGCCAGCTGACCGACGAGGAGAAGGAGGCCCACCTCGCGGAGGCCGACCTGCTTGACACCGGCGAAGACGCGGACGACGAAGCTGAAGACGAAGACGCCACCGAAGAGTAA
- a CDS encoding RNA-binding protein gives MSSVPFHYVDLRTFCYATEDDKRVEDALRTFLPEDYPVERAQSEGHYGDRIIVLSARVENADDIRHVLTQVASAPEIDAVRAELDDRVDDNCSFFLTFGKQAAFGRNVERGDGITLRAKVEAYPAKREKAVENARELLEEL, from the coding sequence ATGTCGTCGGTTCCGTTCCACTACGTTGACCTCCGGACTTTCTGCTACGCAACAGAGGACGACAAGCGCGTTGAGGACGCGCTCCGGACGTTCCTCCCTGAGGACTACCCTGTCGAGCGCGCACAGAGCGAGGGGCACTACGGCGACCGGATCATCGTCCTTTCGGCTCGCGTCGAGAACGCCGACGACATCCGGCACGTGCTCACGCAAGTAGCGTCAGCGCCGGAGATCGACGCGGTGCGTGCGGAACTTGACGACCGGGTTGACGACAACTGCTCGTTTTTCCTCACGTTCGGCAAACAGGCCGCGTTCGGCAGGAACGTGGAACGCGGCGACGGCATCACGCTCCGGGCAAAAGTCGAGGCCTACCCTGCAAAGCGGGAGAAGGCCGTCGAGAACGCCCGCGAACTCCTAGAGGAGTTGTGA
- a CDS encoding ribosome assembly factor SBDS has protein sequence MISLDEAVTARLESHGQRFEVLVDPDAALAIKRDDFDDDLEDVIAAEDVFEDASRGDRPPENMLEEVFDTTEPMAIIPEVIKRGEIQITADQRREMQEQKHKQLIQRITRNAVNPQMDDAPHPPERIESALEETDFRVDPMEPVEAQVDDALDALRPVIPIRFDEVTVAVQVPADYAGSAQAQIRQFGDLEREEWQSDGSWVGVMTFPAGLQNDFYDVVNEHTSGEAETRIIKDEDDISTRG, from the coding sequence ATGATATCGCTTGACGAGGCGGTGACGGCGCGCCTCGAATCCCACGGCCAGCGGTTCGAGGTACTGGTGGATCCGGACGCTGCGCTGGCGATAAAACGTGATGACTTCGACGACGACCTCGAGGACGTTATCGCAGCGGAGGACGTGTTCGAGGACGCCTCGCGAGGGGACCGGCCGCCCGAGAATATGCTCGAAGAGGTGTTTGACACGACTGAGCCGATGGCTATCATCCCCGAAGTCATCAAACGGGGTGAGATCCAGATCACGGCCGACCAGCGCCGCGAGATGCAGGAACAAAAGCACAAACAGCTCATCCAGCGGATCACGCGCAACGCGGTCAACCCGCAGATGGATGATGCGCCACACCCGCCGGAGCGAATCGAATCTGCCCTCGAAGAAACGGATTTCAGAGTTGACCCGATGGAGCCCGTCGAGGCGCAGGTCGACGACGCCCTCGATGCGCTCCGGCCAGTCATCCCAATCCGGTTTGATGAGGTCACTGTTGCCGTGCAGGTCCCTGCGGACTACGCCGGGAGCGCCCAGGCACAGATCCGGCAGTTCGGAGACCTCGAACGCGAGGAATGGCAGTCTGATGGCTCGTGGGTCGGCGTCATGACGTTCCCAGCCGGCCTACAGAACGACTTCTATGACGTGGTGAACGAACACACAAGCGGCGAGGCGGAAACCCGAATCATCAAAGACGAAGACGACATCAGTACACGCGGCTGA
- a CDS encoding membrane protein — MKERQKHKLADTAQQIVGGFLLSGPFVVTQEVWALALNMTVFHNVFLVCIVAAIGYGGLYGADNDRDPRREAAVAGVPVRFISVLLVAFGSVGTLAIAVTAPDQFLGELPLADQMIVTFRAISVGAVFSVVGAVTTDSLF; from the coding sequence ATGAAAGAACGACAGAAACACAAACTCGCGGACACGGCTCAACAGATCGTCGGCGGATTCCTGTTGTCCGGACCGTTCGTCGTGACCCAAGAGGTGTGGGCGCTCGCGCTGAACATGACCGTCTTCCACAACGTATTCCTCGTCTGTATTGTCGCAGCCATCGGATACGGCGGGCTGTACGGCGCTGACAACGACCGTGACCCCAGACGCGAAGCCGCGGTCGCCGGTGTCCCAGTCAGGTTCATTTCTGTCCTGCTTGTCGCGTTCGGCTCCGTCGGAACGCTCGCAATCGCGGTCACCGCTCCTGACCAGTTCCTGGGTGAGCTTCCCCTGGCTGACCAGATGATCGTCACTTTCCGCGCCATCAGCGTCGGGGCTGTGTTCAGTGTCGTCGGCGCGGTGACGACCGACAGCCTGTTCTGA
- a CDS encoding RNase P subunit p30 family protein, with the protein MYEAVYAHPDGDSTVARHALTAADSEYDGIVVRNHGDEQADYDADAISDAYGVDVAAGIEVRADDPSRASGFVGNYRSDRTVVVVHGGDRRINRFAVEQPTVDVLAHPMRDDGDFNHVLANAAADNGVRVEFDFGPVLRASGGSRVRAIKELRKLRELVENAGAPFVVSASPSTHLQIRAPRDIIAVGETIGFDADTVREGLTEWGQIVERNRERQSGAVIEPGVRLEDDADDAE; encoded by the coding sequence ATGTACGAGGCCGTCTACGCTCATCCTGACGGCGACAGCACCGTTGCCCGACACGCGCTGACGGCCGCTGATTCAGAGTACGACGGTATCGTCGTCAGGAACCACGGCGACGAACAGGCGGACTACGACGCCGATGCCATCAGCGACGCCTATGGGGTTGATGTCGCGGCCGGCATCGAGGTCCGAGCGGACGACCCCTCACGGGCGAGTGGCTTCGTCGGGAACTACCGAAGTGACCGGACGGTCGTCGTCGTCCACGGCGGCGACCGCCGCATCAATCGGTTCGCGGTCGAGCAACCGACTGTCGACGTGCTCGCCCATCCGATGCGTGATGACGGTGATTTCAACCACGTGCTGGCGAACGCGGCGGCTGACAACGGCGTCCGCGTCGAGTTCGACTTCGGCCCGGTGCTCCGGGCCTCCGGCGGCAGTCGCGTCCGGGCCATCAAGGAACTCCGGAAGCTCCGGGAACTGGTCGAGAACGCTGGCGCGCCCTTCGTCGTCTCGGCGTCGCCGAGCACTCATCTCCAGATTCGGGCACCGCGAGATATCATCGCGGTCGGGGAGACCATCGGCTTCGACGCTGACACCGTCCGCGAGGGCCTGACGGAGTGGGGTCAGATCGTGGAACGCAACCGCGAGCGCCAGAGCGGTGCCGTCATCGAACCCGGCGTCCGGCTGGAAGACGACGCAGACGATGCCGAGTAA